TGAAATATATTGATTTTTCATTGAATGAAATTGATATCAATGACAGCGCTGTAAATGAAAAGACAGAAGAAGCAATGAATATTCTTTCTTCAATGGTCTTTCTCGATATTTCAGAAGCTGCAGGTGAATGCTTCAATGAGAAAATTTTTGAAGTGTCTCGCTCTTTTTTGAGAAGCGCTCTTGAAAAAGAAAAGAAAAATGCCATCGAGGCAGGAAAGGATGCTTACAAAAGGTTTATCCTTTCTCCATCAGTCAATAAGAAAACTGCAACAATTTTGGCAAACCACTTTTTTATTGCGGCATTGTTGAGGAAGGGAAGGGATACTATCGCTGAATTTTCAAATATAGATATGGATAATGAGTTGTGGATGCTTCCTCAAACAGATAAAAACAGAAACGAAAGAACTCATTGAACTGTTTCAGCAAAAGGAAATAATGGACTGAAAGATGGCACTTGTTGAATCTATCGATATTCCGCTTGGAAGTCCTATGCCGCAATTTCAATTGAAAGACCCTTATGGAAAATCCTATAATAGCGAAAATATTGCAGGAGAAAAGGGACTGCTTGTCGTTTTCACCTGCAATCATTGTCCATATGCAAAAGCAATCTGGCCGCGGTTTGTCAAATTGGCAAAAGCTTCAAAAAAGAGGGGCATCAATACAGTAGCCATCAATCCAAACATTCATCCTG
This is a stretch of genomic DNA from Candidatus Schekmanbacteria bacterium. It encodes these proteins:
- a CDS encoding thioredoxin family protein is translated as MALVESIDIPLGSPMPQFQLKDPYGKSYNSENIAGEKGLLVVFTCNHCPYAKAIWPRFVKLAKASKKRGINTVAINPNIHPDYPEDKPEMMIKKIEELNIDFPYLIDESQTVAKAFGAQCTPDIYLYDWK